A section of the Malania oleifera isolate guangnan ecotype guangnan chromosome 2, ASM2987363v1, whole genome shotgun sequence genome encodes:
- the LOC131148552 gene encoding tRNase Z TRZ2, chloroplastic, with the protein MQISLTISISTSTFPSLPPFHEPISHPIHQPPPAVQRPPASHKLSVTTHVTRVGAGKGSGVLSAIGRAIEEEEYRKARAEVQRKGIDVEGYSIEGVSIGGHETCVIVPELKSAFDIGRCPSRAIHQNFLFLTHAHLDHIGGLPMYVATRGLYDLKPPTVFVPPCIKEDVEKLFDIHRAMSQVELKLDLVALDVGETYEMRNDLVVRPFKTSHVIPSQGYVVYSVRKKLKKKYIHLKGKQIEKLKKSGVEITDIVLHPEVAFTGDTMSDFMFNPRNADALRAKILITEATFLDEGFSIEHARQHGHTHLFELIEHAQWIRNKAILLTHFSSRYDLEDIRKGVSRLQSKVSAKVVALTEGFKSKYSQM; encoded by the exons cttctctccctccATTTCACGAACCCATCTCACACCCTATTCATCAACCCCCTCCTGCGGTTCAAAGACCGCCGGCAAGCCACAAGCTTTCAGTGACGACACACGTTACTCGTGTTGGTGCTGGTAAAGGGTCGGGGGTTTTGTCGGCAATTGGCCGTGCAATTGAAGAAGAAGAGTACAGGAAGGCCAGGGCTGAGGTACAACGTAAAGGGATTGACGTTGAAGGGTATTCAATTGAGGGAGTGTCTATTGGAGGCCATGAAACATGTGTCATTGTGCCCGAGTTGAAGTCCGCTTTCGATATCGGGAGGTGCCCGTCACGGGCTATTCATCAGAACTTCTTGTTCCTCACTCATGCTCATCTTGATCACATT GGTGGATTGCCAATGTATGTGGCAACACGTGGTTTGTATGACTTAAAACCTCCTACAGTATTTGTGCCTCCTTGCATTAAGGAGGATGTGGAGAAGTTGTTTGACATTCATAGGGCCATGAGTCAAGTGGAACTGAAGCTTGATTTGGTTGCATTGGATGTGG GAGAAACATATGAAATGCGAAATGATCTTGTTGTACGACCATTTAAAACTAGTCATGTTATACCCAGCCAG GGTTATGTTGTATACTCTGTGAGAAAGAAGCTGAAGAAGAAGTATATTCATTTGAAAGGAAAGCAAATTGAGAAATTAAAGAAGTCCGGTGTTGAG ATCACAGACATAGTGTTGCATCCAGAAGTAGCTTTCACAGGAGATACTATGTCAGATTTTATGTTCAATCCACGCAATGCTGATGCCTTGAGGGCAAAGATTCTTATAACTGAG GCAACTTTTCTTGATGAAGGGTTTAGCATTGAGCATGCACGACAGCATGGTCACACTCATTTATTTGAG CTCATAGAACATGCTCAGTGGATTCGAAACAAAGCTATTTTGTTAACTCACTTCTCATCCCGCTATGATCTTGAG GACATTCGTAAAGGTGTCTCAAGGTTGCAGTCCAAAGTGTCTGCCAAAGTTGTTGCCTTAACAGAAGGCTTCAAGTCCAAGTACTCTCAGATGTGA